ATCAATGCATTGTAGAGCATGCGGCGCTTTTTATCATACATCCCCACCAGTTCTTCATAATAAGATTTTGGCAAATTCAGGGCAGTTATACATGCATGCTGAAGTGGGGCCGGGGCACCTACTGTCAGAAAATCATGGACTTTACGAATTGCATCTGTCAAATGAGCAGGAGCCAGGGCATATCCCACACGCCATCCAGTAACACTATACGTCTTACTAAAACCCCCAATGGTAATTGTACGTTGTGCCATATCGCCCATAGAAGCCAGGCTGATGTGCTTTGCATTATCGTATATGATATGTTCATATATTTCATCGGTAAGCACGGTAACATTGTTGTCTGTGGCAAGATCTGCTATGACTGAAAGTTCATTTCCGGAAAAAACCTTCCCTGAAGGATTATTAGGCGTGTTCAATACCAATGCTTTTGTCTTTTTATTGAAAGCTGCTGCCAGGACGTCAGGATCAAAAGTAAAATCATCCTCATCCAGAGGTACAAACCTGGGCCTTGCCCCTGAGACAGAAGCATCAGGTCCATAATTTTCATAGAAAGGCTCGAAAATAATCACCTCATCACCTGGATCGATAATTGCCAGCATGGACGCCATCATAGCTTCGGTAGTGCCGCAGGTAATAGTAACTTCACTTTCCGGATCAGCTTCTATCCTGTTAAATTCGGCAGCCTTGCGGGATATCTCTTCCCGCAGTTCTTTCACACCCCAGGTAATAGCATACTGATTATGATCGTCTGCAATGGCGGTATTTGCTGCAGCTTTCAGCTCTTCAGGTGCCGGAAAATCAGGAAAACCCTGGGCAAGATTAACAGCATCGTGGCGTAGTGCCAGACGGGTCATATCCCTGATAACAGATTCAGAAAAATAATCACATCGTTTTGAAGGCATCTATTCACCAACACAGACCCACATATTCTATATCGCCACAGCAGATAACGTTCCTGCCATCAATTACCAGGGATCGGTGCATTGTCTTGAATTCACTGCACAACATCTTGAACTCGTCCCATTCTGTCATCACCAGGCACCCATCAGCAGATTCAAGGGCCTGAATTGCAGAATCGCAGTATTCGATATCAGGATATATTTTTTTCATATTATCTACTGCCATTGGGTCGTATGCAGAGATTATAGCTCCCTTTTCCAGTAATGTTTTAATTACAGGGGTGGATCTGGATTCCCTGATATCATCAGTGTCATTCTTGAAGGCAAGCCCCAACACAGCGATTTTTTTACCGTCCAGCTTTCCCAATCTGGATTCCAGAAAGTCGATCATCTTCAATGGCTGCATTTCATTGACCTGGACAACAGATTCAAGCAATTGTGGTTGGTATCCCAGTTCTTTTGCCTTCCCGATAAGTGCCTTTACATCTTTGGGAAAGCATGAACCTCCGAATCCGGCACCCGAATTCAGGAAATATGGCGAGATCCTGAAATCCTTTCCAACTGCTTCCATAACCTGATATGTATCGATACCCAACTGTTTGCAAATGTTGCCTATCTCATTGGAAAAGGATATCTTGGTTGCTAAAAAGGAATTATTGACGTATTTTATCATTTCTGCTGTCCTGGGATTGGTATGCGTTATCTCACATTCAAGACCTGCATATAACGAAGAAACAACCTTGTCAGAGCTCTCATCAATGGCACCCACCACGATCTTATCAGGATGCATGAAATCATAAACTGCCTTTCCCTCTCGCAAGAACTCAGGGTTCATAGCAATACCAAAATTGATTCCCGCTTTCTTGCCAGATGTTTCCTGAACGTGTGTCATTACCACCTTTTCAGTAGTTTCCGGCACAACAGTGCTTTTTACCACAACCACATGATAATCGTTCTTCTTCCTTATAGCCTGGCCGAGGCTCTTGCTGGCTGCTTTGACAATGGAAAGATCGATATTGCCATCAACATCCGAAGGCGTCCCTACACAGATAAATGACACATCAGTATTAGTCACAGCATCATCATAATCGCTGGTAGCGCTGATTCTTTTACCAGCATGCTTCTTAAGAAGTGCTTCCAGCCCCTCTTCATATATCGTAGGCTCACCCCTGTTTATCATTTCAACTTTCTCAGGATCGATATCAATACATATCACATCATGACCTAATTCTGCAAAACATGCAGCAGTCACCGTCCCCACATAACCGGACCCTATTATTGATATTTTCAAAACCACTGTCTCCTATATTCTTTACATCCCGTCCACGTATGGAGCCCGAAGGGCTTCATACGTGTGCTAGCCCGCTACTGGCTAGAGTAGCACAAAAGCCCCTGGCATGATATTACTATTAGCTTCGATCACAGAACCCACATTCAGCATACTATTGATACCTGTATGAACATGATCCCCCATTATAGTACCCAGTTTCCTCCTGCCTGAATCTATTACAACCCCGTTGATCCGGGCTTTTATGTTTCCTCCATCATGTCTCAGATTCGCCACCTTTGTCCCGGCCCCGAAATTGCACTCACTCCCGATAATGGAATCTCCCACATACGATAAATGGCCCACATGGGTATTATCCATAATAATTGAATTCTTCACTTCAACAGCATTGCCGATACGAACACACCTTCCCAGACTGGTAAAGGGGCGGATATAACAATTTGGCCCTATATCACAGTCCGGTCCAATAATAACCGGGCCTTCGATATATGCGCCGCTCCTTACCCTGGCACCAGCCTCTACGATCACAGGCCCGTGGATATGGACATCATCCTCGACCTCACCTTTAATATCAGTGCTAATGGTTTTCAGGAATTCCATATTTGCATCCAGCAGATCCCAGGGTCTGCCGATATCCAGCCATTTTCCTGTAATTACCTGATACCCCACATGGATACCATTATTGATCATATCCTGAATTGTCCGGGTGATCTCGTATTCATTTCTGGGGGATAGTGGTGTCTTATCAATGGCACCGAACACTTCAGGTCCAAATACATAGATGCCTGCATTAGCAAGATTTGTGGGAGGCTTTGCAGTTTTTTCATGTATTCCCATAACGCAGCCTTCTTCCACTTCCAGCACCCCGAACCGGGATGGGTCATCCACTTCAATGGCTGTCATTACTACAACCTCATCCCGTTCCAGCAGTTCCTTTATCTGTTCGGACGAGACCATAACGTCCCCGTTCATGACAATAAATCTTTCATTGATCACTGAACTGGCAGTACCAATGGCATGGGCCGTACCCAGCCTTTCCTCCTGCATTACATAATCGATACGGATGCCGAATTTCGAACCATCTCCAAAATAGTCAACTATAGTCTCACCACGATATCCAATCACAAGTACAAAATCATCAATACCCGAATCACGGGCCTGCTCGATAATATGCTGCATAATAGGGCGGTTACCAAAAGGAAGCATTACTTTTGGGCGGTTTCTTGTCAGGGGGCGCATCCGGGTACCTTCCCCGGCTGCAAGAATAACGGCCTTCATGTTACTCCTTTTAATGTTGTTATAATAAAAAGATATTTACTTCAACTGCAGGCAGAACCAACTGCAACCTTAACGATGTGGCATACTTTCTGGAAAAGCTCATCCACATTTGACCTCGCCTCGGCAGTGACACGTACCAGCGGTTCGGTACCTGATGGCCTTACAAGGACCCAACCACCATTCGTTTCCACTCTGATGCCGTCTATAGTACTGACTTCCCCCATTGAAGACAATTCACTGGCAATATCAGACATTGCACCGTCTTTTCGCTGGTTATCACAGGTGATCCCTATCCTCCTCGTATTATACTTTGGCAAGGCATCAACCATATCAGAGAGTTTTTGGCTGCCAATGATCTCGATCAATCTTGCTGCAGCATAGATCCCGTCCGGACAAAAGGAAATTCGTGGAAATATCCAGCTTCCTGACGGCTCACCTCCAAATGCTGCACCTGTTCTCTTCATGACTTCTGCCACATATACGTCCCCCACCCTGCTTCTCAGAATTTCTGTTTCAGGCAGGGCATCATCCACTATAAGTGAGGTATCTACAGGCACTACTATCTTTTCAGCATCTTCATAAGCTGCCAGGATTGCCAGTAGCTGGTCACCATTTACAAACCTCCCCTTATCATCTACTGCCATCATCCTGTCCGCATCTCCATCATGTGCAATCCCGATATCTGCTCCCCAATCTATGACAGTTTTCATAAGCAGACTCAGGTTGTCTGTTTTAGGTTCCGGGTTCCTGGCAGGAAAATGTCCATCTGGCTGGGCATTCAAAGATAGCACTTTGCACCCCATGATTCTAAGCAGCAAAGGTGTGATCACGGATCCTGCACCATTGCCACAATCAACTACTACTTTAGTTGCTGTTTTTAAGGAACCTGTTTTATTCAGTATAGCCTTTATATGGTCTTCAACAGCATTTTCATAAATATTTTGATTACCGATCCGGCCCCATTCCACTAAAAAATAGCTGGATGATTCGATGATTGATTCAATTTCCTCCTGCTGGGTGCTGTCAAAAGCCATCCCGTCCGGGTTCCATAATTTAATGCCGATGTACTCAGCCGGATTATGGGATGCTGTGATCATTATTCCCAGATCAAAATCCTTTGCAGCATATGCTAAGGTCGGAGTTGGAACAAGACCTAACCTGGTCACATTGCATCCTGAGGACATTAGTCCGGATATAACAGCTTCTTCGATCATGTTTGCCGAAACTCTGGGGTCCCGTGCAATTACAGCAGTGGAGCAACCGATACCAGCTGCTTTTCCCACATTCAATGCCAAATCAGGTGTAATCTCAACATTTGTAATCCCCCTGATCCCTGATGAACCAAACAATTTCATTTCATCACCTATTCGACAGTCACACTCTTGGCAAGATTCCTTGGTTTATCGATGGAACAGTTCCTCTCAATAGCAGTATAATAAGCCAGAAGCTGAACCACAACCGTAGTCAATAAAGGCGACAACAGTTCATCTGTCTTAGGAATGGGCAACACATTATCTACATATTTAAGGATTTCATCGTCATCCTGATTCGCTATGCCGATAACTGAGGCTTCTCTCGCTTTTACTTCCTTTATGTTGCTGAGAATCTTATCATAAGTAGAACCTTGTGGTGCAATAGCGACCACAGGTACATTGTTAGATATTAAAGCAAGTGGGCCGTGTTTCAGTTCTCCTGCAGCATACCCCTCAGCATGAATGTATGAGATCTCCTTTAATTTTAATGCCCCTTCCATGGCTATTGGATAATTGATGTTACGTCCTATAAAGAAATAATCCGTTGAATCCACAAAAAGAGAGGCACATTCATGAATCTTTTCTTTATTTTCAAGAATGTGGTTAATATGTCCTGGTATTTTTCGCATTTCAGAAAGTAGTTCACGCGCTCTATTTGCATTCATAAAAGACCTGATTCTTGCGAAATAGATTACCAGCAGATATAAAATCACAAGCTGTGAAATAAATGACTTTGTGGCAGCCACACCTATCTCCGGACCTGCCCTTGTGTAGATAGTATTGGAGGCTTCCCTTGAGACTGAACTTCCCATCACATTGGTAACAGCCAGGGTCTTACAGCCATAAGATGCAGCTTCCTGCAGAGCTGCCAACGTGTCAGCTGTCTCCCCAGACTGTGTTATTCCAATTACAAGTGTGGAGGGCGCTAAAACCGGACTAGAATACCTGAACTCAGAACCACTATCCACATCAGTATGTATACCTGCCAGTTTTTCGAACAGATATTTGCCAAGCAAACCTGCATTATAAGAGGTACCGCATGCAATGATCTCGATCCTCTGAAGTTGCTGGATCTGCTCTATGGTCATTTCCAGTTCTTCAAAATTGACATTCCCTTCAAGTTCATGTAACCTGCCGACCATGGTCTCATGAATGGAATTGGTCTGTTCATGTATCTCTTTAAGCATAAAATGAGGATAACCTGCTTTCTCTGCTGCTTCCAGGTCCCATTCTATGATATGTTCTTCCTTTGTCCTGGGATTCCCTTCAAGGTCTGTTACCTGTATTCCATCGTATTTAACAGAAATAATCTCCCCGTTCTCAACATAAATGATCCTGTTAGTATATTTTAAAACCGCAGGAATATCAGAAGCTATGAAATTTTCCTGTTCACCTAGCCCGATTATTAGCGGGCTGTCCTTTCTTGCTGCCACCAGTTCACCAGGGAGCTCATCACACAATACAGCTATTGCATATGAACCCTGTACATGACCCAATGCTTGCCTTACAGCAGCAGTCAGGTTTTTTGAATAATATTTGGATATTAGATGAGCCAGCACTTCCGTATCAGTATCTGATAAGAACTCGTAGCCTTCTGAGATCAATTCTTCTTTCAATTCCAGATAATTTTCGATGATACCGTTATGTACAACTGAGATATGGCCAGATGAATGAGGGTGTGCGTTCTGTATGGTTGGCTTTCCATGGGTGGCCCATCTAGTGTGTCCAATGCCGATCCGTGAAAGAATGGCAGGGACAACTGATTCAAGTCTGGAGATCTCACCTTCCTGTTTGAATATGCCGATGTTTCCTTCGTCATCTATAACAGCTAACCCTGCAGAATCATAACCCCTATATTCTAATCTTTTTAGTGATTCAAAAAGAATCTTGATTGCGTCCCCATTCCCAATATAGCCAACTATTCCACACATTATTTTGACCAACTTATACCAAAAAAGCATCTTCAGGTATTTCTTTTGAGATAATATGACCAGATGCTATGGTACATCCTGTAGCTATCATTTTACCGGGTTCGGTAAGCACTCTATGTTTGATCTCATTCCCATCCCCAATGACTGCGCCCAGTTTTTCAGCCCTGTGGAGTATTCCTTTAATTTCTATCACCAGGTTCTCACCGGTTTCTGTGATAAAATGGGAGCCTATACTGTTGTGGGCTCCAATGAGAGTGTTGGATATATATGAAAAAGCACCAATCCTTACATCATGATTGATAATACTATTATTGATCTGATTAAATGGTTCAATTGTGCAATTGTTGCCTATTGTGGTTGAGGGGAGTATCACAACATTAGGCCCTATCTCACAATTTTTACCGATAATTGCTGGCCCAATGATATATGAACCTGACCTTACAATTGTATTGGCACCTATACTGACATTACCTTTAATTATTGCTCCTGCTTCGACATCACCATTTATGATCGGCTGTTTGCATCGTTCCAGCAGGTAAGCATTAACATTTAATAAATCCCATGAGTGAACAGCATCTATCCATGTGGACTCTGACTTGACCATTGTCACAACCTTGCCTTCATCAATCATCTGTTGAATGCTGTCGATAATACTATACTCTCCTGTTTCAGAAATCACAGTTGACTCAATAGCCGTAAAAATATCAGGATTAAAAATATATATTCCTGTATTTATCATCCTGCTGACATCTTTTTTTGGCTTTTCCACAATTTTTTTTACATTAATATTATCAGAGATTACAACGCCATACCCTTCGATATCCTCTCTTGTGACAGTTAAGATCGAAATGTCGCCTGATTTGTTTTCAAGGATGTCAGAGATGGTCTCATCCTCAATAATATTATCACCATTTAGCACGATGAATTCGTCATTAATGTAAGGAAGAGCTTGTTTTAAGGCATGAGCTGTGCCCAGCTGCCCTTTTTGTTCTACGTATGTAATATTTACTCCAAAGTCTACTCCATCCCGGAAATAATCCATAATACGTTCTTTTCTATATCCAATAATAATTATTATATCAACAATCCCGCACCGGGCAAGGGCATCAATGATATGTTCCAGAATCGGTTTATTAGCTACTAACAGCATTACCTTTGAACGAGTAAGAGTAAGTGGCCGGCATCTAAGTCCTTCACCGGCTGCCAGAATAACTGCCTTCATATTTTATCACATGCTAAATTATCATTGATTAATATAAAACGTTGCTATATTTATTAATAAAAAATGATTATTAAAACACCTCATAAATCTTAATTAATATTAAAGATTAAAAGGATAAGAGAATGACAGTCTCAAAACGAGTCATGATCGTAATGGTAATTGCTATTCTCACATTGATAGTTCTTTTTAGTGCAATTGATGGATGGAATTATGTAACTGAAAATGAATTTTGCGAAATATGCCATGAGATTGAATTTGAGAAATATAATACACCTGGCGATTCTATGGATTTCGCTCATAATGAAAACGGAATTTCTTGTTCCCAATGCCATGAAGCAGCAGGAACTGCAGGAATGTTGGAATTTAAAAAAGAAATTGCAATTATGCTAATATATGATGTGGCTGGTGTTGATGCCCCTCCTGGAGAAGATGAAGTGGTAGTACTTGAAAATAAATTTAGATGTCTCAAATGTCATTCTGATTTTATTTCACTGACATCACAAAGGGTAATTAATCCACATGACGATGCAGGTGATTGTAATTCATGCCACAAAGGACATGAAAGAGAATTGCCTGAACAAACATGCGGTGAATGTCATACCAAAGCTATTGAATCTCTAAACTTTAATGGAGGAAAACATGCAAAGAAAAGTTGTTCCTTCTGCCATCCACAACACGGATATATTCCAAAGTGCCAGGATTGCCATGGATTGTTTCACATAGCTGGTTTAGAGGAATGTACCCAATGTCATACCAATGCCCATTCTCCACGAAATCTTGAATTCTCTTCAAATATTTCAAAAGAAGAATGTACTTCATGTCATTTTTCTATTATACGAACTACTTTTGAAACCCAGCCAACAAAGCATGTTGGAATTGGTTGTGTGATTTGTCATCCCAAACACGATCAAAGCCTGGAATGTACATTATGCCATACTGGACATAATGAGACAATGAAGGCTGAAGAATGTACTCAATGTCATTTACAGGCTCATGTACCTTCTCAGGTTGATTATCCTCCAAATACGCCATCAAGCCTGTGTGGAGGATGCCATGAAGAGAATGCCAGACATCTCAAAGAGAATATCACAGGCCATTCAAACAAGAATTGTGCGTACTGCCACCCACGGCATGGCCAAATACCTGAATGCACTGCATGCCACGGATCTCATCATGGCATGTCGTCCGGATGTACTACCTGTCATATGGAGGCACATAATTTAGGCTTCCCACATTCAAGAAAGTCGGTAATTTGATGTATAAGTAAAGAAATTAAACGGCCAATGAGAATCCCGAAACCGCTTTGTCTGATAATACTTGACGGATGGGGTATTAATCCGAAAAGGGAGTGTAATGCTGTCACCATGGCAAAAACGCCTGTGATGGACAGCCTTTTGTCAAAATATCCCCACACAACATTAGATGCTGCCGGTGAAGCAGTTGGCTTGCCAAAAGGACAAATGGGCAACAGCGAAGTGGGACATCTGAACCTGGGGGCAGGCCGTACTGTTTATCAGGATATTACCAAAATAAATAAATCAATAAGTGATGGTGACTTTTTTCACAACCCGGCATTGATGGGGGCTATCGGATATGTAAGAACTAAAGGATCTTCACTTCATCTTATGGGTCTGTTATCTAACGGGGGAGTTC
The Methanosarcinales archaeon genome window above contains:
- a CDS encoding aminotransferase class I/II-fold pyridoxal phosphate-dependent enzyme, which produces MPSKRCDYFSESVIRDMTRLALRHDAVNLAQGFPDFPAPEELKAAANTAIADDHNQYAITWGVKELREEISRKAAEFNRIEADPESEVTITCGTTEAMMASMLAIIDPGDEVIIFEPFYENYGPDASVSGARPRFVPLDEDDFTFDPDVLAAAFNKKTKALVLNTPNNPSGKVFSGNELSVIADLATDNNVTVLTDEIYEHIIYDNAKHISLASMGDMAQRTITIGGFSKTYSVTGWRVGYALAPAHLTDAIRKVHDFLTVGAPAPLQHACITALNLPKSYYEELVGMYDKKRRMLYNALIKSGFKCTLPQGAYYILADISGFDTGDDVSFAHYLASEIGVAAVPGSSFFKDNDLGSNKLRFTFSKSDDTLQEAVRRLENL
- a CDS encoding UDP-glucose/GDP-mannose dehydrogenase family protein, with the protein product MKISIIGSGYVGTVTAACFAELGHDVICIDIDPEKVEMINRGEPTIYEEGLEALLKKHAGKRISATSDYDDAVTNTDVSFICVGTPSDVDGNIDLSIVKAASKSLGQAIRKKNDYHVVVVKSTVVPETTEKVVMTHVQETSGKKAGINFGIAMNPEFLREGKAVYDFMHPDKIVVGAIDESSDKVVSSLYAGLECEITHTNPRTAEMIKYVNNSFLATKISFSNEIGNICKQLGIDTYQVMEAVGKDFRISPYFLNSGAGFGGSCFPKDVKALIGKAKELGYQPQLLESVVQVNEMQPLKMIDFLESRLGKLDGKKIAVLGLAFKNDTDDIRESRSTPVIKTLLEKGAIISAYDPMAVDNMKKIYPDIEYCDSAIQALESADGCLVMTEWDEFKMLCSEFKTMHRSLVIDGRNVICCGDIEYVGLCW
- a CDS encoding cytochrome c3 family protein, with protein sequence MTVSKRVMIVMVIAILTLIVLFSAIDGWNYVTENEFCEICHEIEFEKYNTPGDSMDFAHNENGISCSQCHEAAGTAGMLEFKKEIAIMLIYDVAGVDAPPGEDEVVVLENKFRCLKCHSDFISLTSQRVINPHDDAGDCNSCHKGHERELPEQTCGECHTKAIESLNFNGGKHAKKSCSFCHPQHGYIPKCQDCHGLFHIAGLEECTQCHTNAHSPRNLEFSSNISKEECTSCHFSIIRTTFETQPTKHVGIGCVICHPKHDQSLECTLCHTGHNETMKAEECTQCHLQAHVPSQVDYPPNTPSSLCGGCHEENARHLKENITGHSNKNCAYCHPRHGQIPECTACHGSHHGMSSGCTTCHMEAHNLGFPHSRKSVI
- the glmM gene encoding phosphoglucosamine mutase, which codes for MKLFGSSGIRGITNVEITPDLALNVGKAAGIGCSTAVIARDPRVSANMIEEAVISGLMSSGCNVTRLGLVPTPTLAYAAKDFDLGIMITASHNPAEYIGIKLWNPDGMAFDSTQQEEIESIIESSSYFLVEWGRIGNQNIYENAVEDHIKAILNKTGSLKTATKVVVDCGNGAGSVITPLLLRIMGCKVLSLNAQPDGHFPARNPEPKTDNLSLLMKTVIDWGADIGIAHDGDADRMMAVDDKGRFVNGDQLLAILAAYEDAEKIVVPVDTSLIVDDALPETEILRSRVGDVYVAEVMKRTGAAFGGEPSGSWIFPRISFCPDGIYAAARLIEIIGSQKLSDMVDALPKYNTRRIGITCDNQRKDGAMSDIASELSSMGEVSTIDGIRVETNGGWVLVRPSGTEPLVRVTAEARSNVDELFQKVCHIVKVAVGSACS
- the glmS gene encoding glutamine--fructose-6-phosphate transaminase (isomerizing), with protein sequence MCGIVGYIGNGDAIKILFESLKRLEYRGYDSAGLAVIDDEGNIGIFKQEGEISRLESVVPAILSRIGIGHTRWATHGKPTIQNAHPHSSGHISVVHNGIIENYLELKEELISEGYEFLSDTDTEVLAHLISKYYSKNLTAAVRQALGHVQGSYAIAVLCDELPGELVAARKDSPLIIGLGEQENFIASDIPAVLKYTNRIIYVENGEIISVKYDGIQVTDLEGNPRTKEEHIIEWDLEAAEKAGYPHFMLKEIHEQTNSIHETMVGRLHELEGNVNFEELEMTIEQIQQLQRIEIIACGTSYNAGLLGKYLFEKLAGIHTDVDSGSEFRYSSPVLAPSTLVIGITQSGETADTLAALQEAASYGCKTLAVTNVMGSSVSREASNTIYTRAGPEIGVAATKSFISQLVILYLLVIYFARIRSFMNANRARELLSEMRKIPGHINHILENKEKIHECASLFVDSTDYFFIGRNINYPIAMEGALKLKEISYIHAEGYAAGELKHGPLALISNNVPVVAIAPQGSTYDKILSNIKEVKAREASVIGIANQDDDEILKYVDNVLPIPKTDELLSPLLTTVVVQLLAYYTAIERNCSIDKPRNLAKSVTVE
- a CDS encoding NTP transferase domain-containing protein, producing MKAVILAAGEGLRCRPLTLTRSKVMLLVANKPILEHIIDALARCGIVDIIIIIGYRKERIMDYFRDGVDFGVNITYVEQKGQLGTAHALKQALPYINDEFIVLNGDNIIEDETISDILENKSGDISILTVTREDIEGYGVVISDNINVKKIVEKPKKDVSRMINTGIYIFNPDIFTAIESTVISETGEYSIIDSIQQMIDEGKVVTMVKSESTWIDAVHSWDLLNVNAYLLERCKQPIINGDVEAGAIIKGNVSIGANTIVRSGSYIIGPAIIGKNCEIGPNVVILPSTTIGNNCTIEPFNQINNSIINHDVRIGAFSYISNTLIGAHNSIGSHFITETGENLVIEIKGILHRAEKLGAVIGDGNEIKHRVLTEPGKMIATGCTIASGHIISKEIPEDAFLV
- a CDS encoding NTP transferase domain-containing protein, whose protein sequence is MKAVILAAGEGTRMRPLTRNRPKVMLPFGNRPIMQHIIEQARDSGIDDFVLVIGYRGETIVDYFGDGSKFGIRIDYVMQEERLGTAHAIGTASSVINERFIVMNGDVMVSSEQIKELLERDEVVVMTAIEVDDPSRFGVLEVEEGCVMGIHEKTAKPPTNLANAGIYVFGPEVFGAIDKTPLSPRNEYEITRTIQDMINNGIHVGYQVITGKWLDIGRPWDLLDANMEFLKTISTDIKGEVEDDVHIHGPVIVEAGARVRSGAYIEGPVIIGPDCDIGPNCYIRPFTSLGRCVRIGNAVEVKNSIIMDNTHVGHLSYVGDSIIGSECNFGAGTKVANLRHDGGNIKARINGVVIDSGRRKLGTIMGDHVHTGINSMLNVGSVIEANSNIMPGAFVLL